Proteins encoded by one window of Flavobacterium sp. N502540:
- a CDS encoding flagellar motor protein MotB, whose translation MKEKLAIVMLLTLFSIRVSAQSEKLYQTDKVSDKYAYVDVMKTYERVAAKGYKSVDLFQKLGNSCYAKCNLDKAAKWYRELFALTTDLEPEYYYRYAESLRSISLYQEADALIEKLKTKVPVKKKA comes from the coding sequence ATGAAAGAAAAACTAGCTATTGTAATGCTATTGACTCTGTTTTCTATTCGTGTCTCCGCTCAAAGCGAAAAATTGTATCAAACCGATAAAGTAAGCGATAAATATGCCTATGTTGATGTGATGAAAACCTATGAAAGGGTTGCCGCAAAAGGCTACAAATCTGTTGATTTATTTCAAAAACTGGGAAATTCCTGCTATGCTAAATGCAATCTGGATAAAGCAGCCAAATGGTACCGCGAACTTTTTGCTCTTACTACCGATTTAGAACCTGAATATTATTACCGCTATGCTGAATCACTGCGATCGATTTCCTTATATCAAGAAGCCGACGCTCTTATTGAAAAATTAAAAACAAAAGTTCCGGTAAAAAAGAAAGCTTAA
- a CDS encoding type ISP restriction/modification enzyme translates to MRMEDYLNKINNLRLVENRVGLPVNAELEELILKTALESSQSYFRLEMLFQKAENTSVTLNPETVQFIANGYGLLFMDEKETGNVCFAHSQELQPEFKQSFTAIDVLDLSYAILHSSLYSEDLKVGELKIPIPQDVAVFWKLVQIGEELRGKEK, encoded by the coding sequence ATGAGAATGGAAGACTATTTAAATAAAATAAATAATTTGCGTCTCGTAGAAAATAGAGTTGGGCTTCCTGTTAATGCTGAGTTGGAAGAGCTTATTTTAAAAACAGCGTTAGAGAGTAGTCAAAGCTATTTCAGGCTGGAGATGCTTTTTCAAAAAGCAGAGAATACTAGTGTGACATTAAATCCTGAAACGGTTCAATTCATTGCAAATGGTTACGGTTTGCTGTTTATGGATGAGAAAGAAACCGGGAATGTTTGTTTTGCGCACAGTCAGGAATTACAACCTGAGTTTAAACAAAGCTTTACGGCAATTGATGTTTTAGATTTAAGTTATGCTATTTTGCATTCGTCACTTTATAGTGAAGATTTAAAAGTAGGCGAACTAAAAATTCCTATACCGCAAGATGTTGCTGTATTTTGGAAACTAGTTCAAATAGGAGAGGAATTGCGAGGGAAAGAAAAGTAA
- a CDS encoding T9SS type A sorting domain-containing protein, protein MKKILKLSLVCAVLFTGMSTYAIDGNEDFNLHVLKANGKLIAFALNKVQKANLAIYDKDGSILYTENASGKDGILRTFNLEELPAGTYFLEVEDNIKKVRHEITITEATTVLSRKAISSSYKAGFSAKKTSVAAR, encoded by the coding sequence ATGAAAAAGATTTTAAAATTAAGTTTAGTATGTGCAGTACTTTTCACTGGAATGAGTACCTATGCAATTGACGGGAATGAAGATTTTAATCTTCATGTATTAAAAGCCAACGGAAAGCTAATTGCATTTGCCCTTAACAAAGTGCAAAAAGCAAATCTGGCAATTTATGATAAAGACGGTAGCATACTTTATACTGAAAATGCTTCAGGTAAAGATGGAATTTTGAGAACTTTTAATCTGGAAGAACTCCCGGCAGGAACTTACTTCCTGGAAGTTGAGGATAACATAAAAAAAGTAAGACATGAAATTACTATTACTGAAGCTACTACGGTATTGTCCAGAAAAGCAATTTCATCGAGTTATAAAGCAGGTTTTTCTGCCAAAAAAACAAGTGTCGCTGCACGTTAA
- a CDS encoding T9SS type A sorting domain-containing protein produces the protein MKNILKLSLVCAVLFSGISTYAIDGNGNGNNDFNLHVLKGNGKLITFALNQVQKASLSIYDQNGSLIYTENASGKDGILRTFSLEEFPEGTYFLEVEDSVKKIRHEITITDDRSILSAKAISSTYKADFSAQNSNVAVR, from the coding sequence ATGAAAAACATTTTAAAATTAAGTTTAGTATGCGCAGTACTCTTTTCAGGAATAAGTACTTATGCAATTGACGGAAATGGAAATGGTAATAACGATTTTAACCTTCACGTATTAAAGGGTAATGGAAAGCTAATTACGTTTGCTCTAAACCAGGTGCAAAAAGCCAGTTTGAGTATTTATGACCAAAACGGTTCACTAATCTACACTGAAAATGCTTCAGGTAAAGATGGAATTTTAAGAACCTTTAGTTTAGAAGAATTTCCGGAAGGAACCTATTTCTTAGAAGTAGAAGACAGCGTTAAAAAAATAAGACATGAAATTACAATTACAGATGACAGATCAATATTATCTGCAAAAGCAATTTCATCGACCTATAAAGCAGATTTCTCTGCTCAAAATTCAAACGTAGCAGTACGTTAA
- a CDS encoding AraC family transcriptional regulator translates to MKTIAPALEVISNSYGSSFTYTKHAEKTNSKAHLWHYHPEIELVYINGGAGKRQIGSHVSYYTNGSLLLIGANLPHCGFTNEMTGNTDETVIHIKPEFLGNDFFVAPEMKKVRNVLNQSKGGIAFGGETKKNVGKRIEMMENQLPFERLLTLLSILDELDASEEYTVLNADGFSLELQTQDNDRMNVIFNYVKDHFQESIAIDEVSSLISMTTPSFCRYFKKISNKTFTEFVNEYRLVHASKLLAEKPISINEVCYESGFNNFSHFSKSFKQYTGKSASQYRNEHKIVIQ, encoded by the coding sequence ATGAAGACGATTGCCCCTGCTCTTGAAGTGATATCTAATTCTTACGGAAGCTCCTTTACGTATACCAAACATGCGGAAAAAACGAACAGTAAGGCACATTTATGGCATTATCATCCCGAAATTGAGCTGGTTTACATCAATGGGGGAGCAGGTAAAAGGCAAATTGGGAGCCATGTTTCTTATTACACCAATGGCAGTTTACTTTTGATAGGGGCCAATCTGCCACATTGCGGTTTTACGAATGAAATGACGGGGAATACAGACGAAACGGTCATTCATATTAAACCTGAATTTTTGGGCAATGATTTTTTTGTGGCACCCGAAATGAAAAAAGTTCGTAATGTTTTGAATCAGTCAAAAGGAGGAATCGCTTTTGGAGGAGAAACGAAGAAAAATGTAGGTAAAAGAATCGAGATGATGGAGAATCAGCTTCCGTTTGAACGTTTGCTTACGCTTTTAAGTATTTTGGATGAGTTAGATGCATCAGAAGAATATACGGTTCTAAATGCCGATGGTTTTTCATTAGAATTGCAGACTCAGGATAATGACCGAATGAATGTAATTTTTAATTATGTGAAAGATCATTTTCAGGAATCGATTGCTATAGATGAAGTTTCGAGTTTGATCAGTATGACAACACCTTCTTTTTGTCGATACTTTAAAAAAATCTCCAATAAAACGTTTACCGAATTTGTAAACGAATACCGTTTGGTACACGCCTCAAAGCTTTTGGCGGAGAAACCTATAAGTATTAATGAAGTTTGTTATGAAAGCGGATTTAATAATTTTAGTCACTTCAGTAAATCTTTTAAACAGTACACCGGTAAAAGTGCTTCGCAATACCGAAATGAACATAAAATTGTAATTCAGTAA
- a CDS encoding alpha/beta hydrolase, with product MKNFKILVFAVLMGISSMSYAAKVDTLQVASTAMSKTYKAAVVLPNSYAKSKASFPVMYLLHGAYGHFSDWLKNTPNKKLVQNLSDQYNLIIVMPEGETFSFYLDSPVNKGSQFETFITQEVVQKVDKTYRTINNRSGRVITGLSMGGHGALYLSAKHPDLFCAAGSMSGAVDMGVMLQRDASAQVVKLMQPVFGDKSDSSEMYAQYAVLGMLDKLKANKLPLIIDCGVDDFLIEPNRELHRRLVYNKVDHDYTERAGAHTWEYWENSLPYHALFFNKILLKNQQVIRK from the coding sequence ATGAAAAACTTTAAGATTTTAGTGTTTGCTGTTCTTATGGGGATCTCTTCAATGAGTTATGCCGCAAAAGTTGATACCCTTCAAGTTGCGAGTACAGCTATGAGTAAAACTTACAAAGCGGCAGTTGTTTTACCCAATTCGTATGCCAAAAGCAAAGCTTCATTTCCGGTAATGTATTTACTGCATGGTGCTTACGGACATTTTAGCGATTGGTTGAAAAACACGCCCAATAAGAAATTAGTACAAAATTTATCCGATCAGTACAATTTGATCATTGTCATGCCTGAAGGGGAGACTTTTAGTTTTTATTTGGATAGTCCGGTAAACAAAGGAAGTCAGTTCGAAACCTTTATCACACAAGAGGTCGTTCAAAAAGTAGATAAAACATACCGAACCATAAACAACAGGAGCGGAAGGGTAATCACGGGACTTTCTATGGGAGGTCACGGTGCTTTGTATTTGTCGGCCAAGCATCCTGATTTGTTTTGTGCTGCCGGAAGTATGAGTGGTGCAGTAGATATGGGAGTGATGTTACAGAGGGATGCATCGGCACAGGTGGTGAAATTAATGCAACCTGTTTTCGGGGATAAAAGTGACAGTTCTGAAATGTATGCGCAATATGCTGTACTGGGAATGCTGGACAAACTTAAAGCAAATAAACTCCCTTTGATTATAGATTGTGGTGTTGATGATTTTCTGATAGAACCTAACAGAGAATTACACCGAAGATTGGTTTACAACAAAGTAGATCACGATTATACCGAACGTGCGGGAGCGCATACTTGGGAGTATTGGGAGAATTCATTGCCTTATCACGCTTTATTTTTTAACAAAATACTGCTTAAAAATCAGCAGGTTATAAGAAAATAA
- a CDS encoding TerC family protein: protein MVWIFFLIAVALILALDLGVFNKTPHIISTKEASKWTLIWVTLSFLFSGVIYWLYTTDYIANPDNLKPAVASMKFITGYLIELSLSVDNIFVIAIIFASFKIPQKYQHRVLFWGILGAVVFRGLMIFFGVMLINKFAWTTYLFGAFLLFTAIKMLFTGEDEDFQPKDSFIYKTLGKIIPITSHMEGEKFFIPTKTAKKAATPLFVALIVIEFMDVLFAVDSVPAILAITSDPFLVFSSNIFAILGLRSMYFFLANMLAKFSYLEYSLIAILSFVGLKMLLHDFIHVPEWASLAFIALSLLAGILVSLKFGAEKELTDTSKE from the coding sequence ATGGTTTGGATTTTCTTTTTAATAGCAGTTGCACTTATTCTCGCTTTAGACTTAGGCGTTTTCAACAAAACCCCACATATTATCAGCACCAAAGAAGCAAGTAAATGGACACTGATCTGGGTAACCCTATCCTTTCTTTTTTCAGGAGTTATCTATTGGCTCTACACTACAGATTACATCGCAAATCCTGACAATCTGAAACCTGCCGTAGCTTCCATGAAGTTTATAACCGGTTATCTGATTGAGTTATCTTTAAGTGTGGATAATATTTTTGTGATCGCCATTATTTTTGCATCGTTCAAAATACCACAAAAATACCAGCATCGTGTTTTATTCTGGGGAATCCTGGGAGCTGTTGTTTTCCGTGGACTAATGATTTTCTTTGGTGTAATGCTGATCAATAAATTTGCATGGACTACTTATTTATTTGGAGCCTTTCTGCTATTCACCGCAATCAAGATGTTGTTCACGGGCGAAGATGAAGATTTTCAGCCGAAAGATTCTTTCATTTATAAAACATTAGGAAAAATCATTCCGATCACTTCCCATATGGAGGGAGAAAAATTCTTCATTCCCACAAAAACAGCAAAAAAAGCAGCCACTCCATTATTTGTAGCACTGATTGTGATCGAATTCATGGATGTGCTTTTTGCCGTAGACAGTGTACCGGCAATTCTGGCTATTACTTCTGATCCTTTTTTAGTGTTCAGCTCTAATATTTTTGCCATACTGGGATTACGTTCGATGTACTTTTTCTTAGCCAATATGCTGGCAAAATTCAGCTATCTGGAATACAGTCTTATTGCTATTTTAAGTTTCGTAGGATTAAAAATGCTGCTTCACGACTTCATTCACGTACCGGAATGGGCGTCTTTAGCCTTCATTGCTCTTTCACTTTTAGCCGGCATTCTGGTTTCTTTAAAATTTGGAGCAGAGAAAGAACTTACTGATACAAGTAAGGAATAA
- a CDS encoding glutamine synthetase beta-grasp domain-containing protein, whose protein sequence is MAKIKLEYIWLDGYEPTQNLRSKTKVEEHENFKGTLEELGNWSFDGSSTKQAEGGSSDCLLVPVAIYPDPTRINGWLVMSEVMYADGTPHPSNGRATIDDDNDDFWFGFEQEYFIMDTKTQLPLGFPVGGYPAPQGMYYCSVGGKNTHGRKLVEEHADLCIAAGINFEGINQEVACGQWEFQLFAKGAKKAGDEIWVARYLLDRLTEKYGYYIEYHPKPLGDTDWNGSGMHANFSNEVLRTCGDQATYERICEAFRPVTAEHIAVYGAYNDQRLTGKHETASIHDFSYGVSDRGCSIRIPLMTVQKGWKGWLEDRRPASNGDPYKIAARIIKTVKSAL, encoded by the coding sequence ATGGCTAAAATTAAGTTAGAATACATTTGGTTAGACGGATATGAACCAACCCAAAATCTTAGAAGTAAAACTAAAGTTGAAGAGCACGAAAATTTCAAAGGAACATTAGAAGAACTAGGAAACTGGTCATTTGATGGTTCCTCTACTAAACAAGCCGAAGGTGGATCTTCTGACTGTCTTTTGGTTCCTGTTGCAATATATCCGGATCCAACCCGTATCAACGGATGGTTAGTAATGTCAGAAGTTATGTATGCTGACGGAACGCCACACCCTTCTAACGGTAGAGCTACAATTGATGATGATAATGATGATTTTTGGTTCGGATTTGAACAAGAGTATTTTATCATGGATACAAAAACTCAGCTTCCACTTGGATTTCCGGTTGGAGGTTACCCTGCTCCACAAGGGATGTACTACTGCTCAGTAGGTGGAAAAAATACTCACGGAAGAAAATTAGTGGAAGAGCATGCTGATCTTTGTATCGCAGCCGGAATTAATTTTGAAGGAATCAACCAGGAAGTTGCCTGCGGACAATGGGAATTTCAATTATTCGCTAAAGGTGCTAAAAAAGCCGGAGACGAAATCTGGGTTGCTCGTTATTTATTAGATCGTTTGACTGAAAAATACGGTTACTATATTGAGTACCACCCAAAACCACTTGGAGATACAGACTGGAATGGTTCAGGTATGCATGCTAACTTCTCTAACGAAGTACTAAGAACATGTGGAGACCAGGCAACTTACGAAAGAATCTGTGAAGCTTTCAGACCTGTTACTGCAGAGCACATTGCAGTTTACGGAGCTTACAACGACCAACGTTTAACCGGTAAACACGAAACCGCTTCTATTCACGATTTCTCTTATGGTGTTTCAGACAGAGGATGCTCTATCAGAATTCCATTAATGACGGTACAAAAAGGATGGAAAGGCTGGCTAGAAGACAGAAGACCTGCTTCAAACGGTGATCCTTATAAAATCGCTGCAAGAATTATCAAAACTGTAAAATCAGCATTGTAA
- a CDS encoding glutamine synthetase III, producing MSTLRFQALQEASNRKPVHFEEIDRKSNIFGSNVFNEKAMKQFLTSDALKGVRDAVQHGTKIDRKLADYIAMGMKEWALSKGVTHYTHWFQPLTGTTAEKHDAFFETSYDGSDPVEKFGGAQLVQQEPDASSFPNGGIRNTFEARGYTAWDPTSPAFIYGTTLCIPTVFIAYTGEALDNKIPLLRALSVMDEAATEVCKYFDKNVKKVTATLGWEQEYFLIDKALANSRPDLMMTGRTLLGHTSAKGQQLDDHYFGSIPTRALTYMRDLEQECMLLGIPVKTRHNEVAPNQFELAPIFEETNLAVDHNSLLMDVMQRVAERHDFKVLFHEKPFKGVNGSGKHNNWSLATDTGVNLLSPSKTPMSNLQFLTFFINTIKAVNDYETLLRASIATASNDHRLGANEAPPAIISVFIGAQLSKVLIELESVTTGKLSPEEKTDLKLNVVGKIPDVLLDNTDRNRTSPFAFTGNKFEFRAVGSNANCSNAMTTLNAIVAKQLRDFKTEVDALIESKDMKKDDAIFNVLREYIKQSKKILFEGDGYSDAWEKEAAKRGLSNFKTTPEAIKAKVSKQALELFDELGILNHVEAEARYEIELEEYTKKIQIEGRVLGDIARNHVIPTAIRYQNTLIENVKGLKEIFGKEFETIAKEQIVLIKEISGHIEGINSKVLAMTSERRTANQLTDAQKMAEAYCNNVKPYFEDIRNHCDKLELLVDDESWTLTKYRELLFTK from the coding sequence ATGTCAACATTACGTTTCCAAGCTTTACAAGAAGCTTCCAACAGAAAGCCTGTACATTTTGAAGAAATAGACAGAAAGTCAAACATCTTTGGTTCAAATGTGTTTAATGAGAAAGCGATGAAGCAGTTTTTGACTTCGGATGCTTTAAAAGGAGTGAGAGATGCCGTTCAACACGGAACTAAGATAGACAGAAAACTGGCCGATTATATCGCCATGGGGATGAAAGAATGGGCATTATCAAAAGGTGTAACTCATTATACACACTGGTTTCAACCACTTACAGGTACAACAGCAGAAAAGCATGATGCGTTTTTTGAAACTTCTTATGACGGAAGTGACCCTGTAGAGAAATTCGGAGGAGCTCAATTGGTACAGCAGGAGCCTGATGCATCAAGTTTTCCGAATGGAGGAATAAGAAATACATTTGAGGCAAGAGGGTATACCGCGTGGGATCCAACTTCTCCGGCATTTATATATGGTACAACCTTATGTATTCCGACCGTATTTATTGCCTATACAGGAGAAGCGCTCGATAATAAGATTCCATTATTAAGAGCACTGTCTGTTATGGATGAGGCAGCGACGGAAGTATGTAAATATTTCGATAAAAATGTAAAGAAAGTTACCGCTACTTTAGGATGGGAACAGGAATACTTTTTAATTGATAAAGCATTAGCCAATTCACGTCCTGACTTAATGATGACAGGAAGAACCTTACTGGGACATACTTCTGCAAAAGGACAACAATTAGACGATCATTATTTCGGTTCTATTCCAACACGCGCTTTAACGTATATGAGAGATTTAGAGCAGGAATGTATGTTGTTGGGGATTCCGGTAAAAACACGTCACAATGAGGTAGCGCCAAACCAATTCGAATTGGCTCCGATTTTTGAAGAAACCAATCTGGCTGTAGATCATAACTCTTTATTAATGGATGTGATGCAGCGTGTAGCGGAGCGTCATGATTTTAAAGTGTTGTTTCATGAAAAACCTTTTAAAGGAGTAAACGGTTCCGGAAAACACAATAACTGGTCATTGGCAACAGATACAGGAGTTAATTTATTGAGTCCTAGTAAAACGCCAATGAGTAATCTACAGTTTTTAACTTTCTTTATCAATACAATTAAAGCGGTTAACGATTACGAAACTTTATTGAGAGCGTCTATTGCCACGGCTAGCAACGATCATCGTTTGGGGGCTAATGAGGCGCCACCGGCAATTATATCGGTTTTTATTGGAGCACAATTGTCTAAAGTATTAATAGAATTGGAAAGTGTAACCACTGGAAAATTGTCACCTGAAGAAAAAACAGACTTAAAGTTAAATGTAGTTGGAAAAATCCCGGATGTTCTTTTAGACAATACAGATCGTAACCGAACTTCTCCTTTTGCTTTTACCGGAAATAAATTTGAGTTTAGAGCTGTAGGTTCAAATGCCAATTGTTCCAATGCGATGACGACTCTGAATGCTATTGTGGCCAAACAATTAAGAGACTTTAAAACAGAGGTAGACGCTTTGATCGAATCTAAAGACATGAAAAAAGACGATGCAATCTTTAATGTTTTGAGAGAATACATCAAGCAGTCTAAAAAAATACTTTTTGAAGGTGACGGATATAGCGATGCCTGGGAAAAAGAAGCCGCTAAAAGAGGGTTAAGTAATTTTAAAACAACTCCGGAAGCTATTAAGGCTAAGGTTTCAAAACAAGCGTTGGAGTTATTTGACGAATTAGGAATTTTAAATCACGTAGAGGCAGAAGCCCGTTACGAAATTGAATTGGAAGAATACACTAAGAAAATTCAGATTGAAGGAAGAGTATTAGGGGATATTGCCAGAAATCATGTTATTCCGACGGCTATCCGCTATCAAAATACTTTAATTGAAAATGTAAAAGGATTAAAAGAAATTTTTGGTAAGGAATTCGAAACTATTGCAAAAGAGCAAATAGTTCTGATTAAAGAAATTTCAGGACATATTGAAGGAATCAATTCTAAAGTATTGGCTATGACGAGTGAACGAAGAACGGCAAACCAATTGACTGATGCACAAAAAATGGCCGAAGCTTACTGCAATAACGTAAAGCCTTATTTTGAGGACATTCGTAATCATTGTGATAAATTAGAATTATTAGTAGATGATGAAAGCTGGACCCTAACGAAGTACAGAGAACTGTTGTTTACGAAGTAA
- a CDS encoding curli production assembly/transport protein CsgE, which translates to MKKYLNLLIAFFAVFFSESGFSQEVHIEVKAKIEVKEIENLLAITGTAENLKSQFKNISYKLTVFKKNKKNSNKSNNAQDGRVTLEPIQKVELSKTQVNFTPEDEIIILLLIFDEKNELIGKDRVVFGEDKVSDAGKPIPVDGIEMIGIVANDTKTKLGNDFYDFFYAQYSKLRINTSKIVTVQEELTFGRTTKITILIDGEIVEEFISRPDEDFLKYMAESAASKAFKYFKDIEKQNKIITQY; encoded by the coding sequence ATGAAAAAGTATTTGAACTTACTAATTGCATTTTTTGCTGTTTTTTTTTCTGAATCAGGATTTTCTCAGGAAGTTCACATAGAAGTAAAAGCCAAAATAGAAGTAAAAGAAATAGAAAATTTACTTGCTATTACGGGAACTGCAGAAAACTTAAAATCGCAGTTTAAAAATATATCTTATAAATTGACTGTATTTAAAAAAAATAAAAAAAACTCGAATAAATCAAATAATGCTCAGGATGGCAGAGTCACATTAGAACCGATTCAAAAAGTTGAACTTTCTAAAACGCAAGTCAATTTTACACCAGAAGATGAGATTATAATATTGCTATTGATTTTTGATGAAAAAAATGAATTGATAGGCAAAGACCGTGTTGTTTTTGGAGAAGATAAAGTATCGGATGCCGGAAAGCCAATTCCTGTAGATGGAATTGAAATGATCGGAATTGTTGCTAATGATACCAAAACAAAACTGGGAAATGATTTTTATGATTTTTTTTATGCACAATATTCAAAGCTAAGAATTAATACAAGTAAAATCGTGACCGTTCAAGAGGAATTGACTTTTGGCCGTACAACAAAAATTACTATTCTGATAGATGGAGAAATAGTGGAAGAATTTATTTCGCGTCCGGATGAAGATTTTTTAAAATACATGGCAGAATCTGCAGCATCAAAAGCATTTAAGTATTTTAAAGACATCGAAAAACAGAATAAAATAATAACTCAGTATTAA
- a CDS encoding curli assembly protein CsgF → MKKLISFVFVLGFCSVSFAQDLAYKPINPAFSGGETFNYQWMLSSAQAQNDYKDTSANGGYKQPTDLERFKSTLNNQLLNRISNSLFDSQFGSGTGSGGGTGGGTGGGLTPGNYVFGTLSVDIYNSNLGMVVNILDIETGEQTQVIIPGK, encoded by the coding sequence ATGAAAAAATTAATTTCATTCGTATTTGTGTTGGGTTTTTGTTCCGTTTCTTTTGCACAGGATCTTGCTTATAAGCCTATAAATCCGGCTTTTAGCGGTGGTGAAACTTTTAATTACCAATGGATGCTTAGTTCTGCGCAGGCACAAAATGATTATAAAGACACCAGTGCAAATGGAGGATACAAGCAGCCAACAGATCTGGAGCGTTTTAAAAGTACTTTAAATAACCAATTACTCAATAGAATTTCAAATTCATTATTTGATAGTCAATTTGGTTCAGGTACAGGTTCTGGAGGTGGTACTGGAGGCGGTACCGGTGGAGGGCTTACTCCGGGTAATTATGTCTTCGGAACGCTGTCTGTGGATATTTACAATTCTAACTTAGGAATGGTTGTCAATATTCTGGATATTGAAACTGGCGAGCAAACGCAAGTTATTATACCGGGTAAATAG
- a CDS encoding CsgG/HfaB family protein encodes MNKTLLFLLLITCLLSGCGAYFNQPVGVQKAVFGENTSATEHLVDMPKPKEQIVVGVYKFKDQTGQYKATEVGSTFSTAVTQGATSILIKALQDSKWFVPIERENLGNLLNERNIIRSTRQEYEAKKEGSEAVLTPLLFAGVLLEGGIISYDTNIITGGFGARYFGAGGSTRYRQDRVTVYLRLVSTSNGKILNTVYVSKTILSQSIDASLFRYVNLNRLLEVETGFTRNEPIQLAVTEAIEKAVEGLIVEGIKDKLWEVNAPQNQIDAFVSAYDAEKSEADLAQLYDRNLEDKRGLFGIEVSGGTAIIQGDYKSPEPAPMTRGAVKFFFTPAFNISASANAFKLANKGRDKLGYISTDLNLEFIILPHDILTPFVFGGYGFEFNKDYKNFHSKVQFGGGLEYMATSSLGVKLFAEYNMTFSDNVDYIVRGKRDDYYWRLGLGLTYYFPKSSKHKK; translated from the coding sequence ATGAATAAAACTCTCCTTTTTCTACTGTTAATAACCTGCCTACTCTCAGGATGTGGCGCTTATTTTAATCAACCCGTAGGAGTTCAGAAAGCTGTTTTTGGAGAAAACACTTCTGCAACTGAACACTTAGTCGATATGCCAAAACCAAAAGAACAGATTGTGGTAGGGGTATATAAATTTAAAGACCAGACCGGTCAATACAAAGCGACTGAAGTTGGAAGCACATTTAGCACAGCAGTTACTCAGGGTGCTACTTCTATTTTAATAAAAGCACTTCAAGATTCAAAATGGTTTGTTCCTATAGAACGTGAGAATCTCGGAAATTTATTAAACGAACGAAACATTATCCGGTCTACACGTCAGGAATATGAAGCAAAAAAAGAAGGCAGTGAAGCAGTATTGACGCCTTTACTCTTTGCAGGAGTTTTATTAGAAGGTGGTATTATTTCCTATGACACTAATATTATTACCGGAGGTTTTGGAGCCCGATATTTTGGCGCCGGAGGTTCTACACGATACAGACAAGATCGGGTTACGGTATATTTAAGATTGGTTTCCACCTCAAACGGAAAAATACTAAACACTGTTTATGTTTCTAAGACAATCTTATCACAAAGTATAGATGCCAGTTTATTTCGATACGTAAATCTAAATCGACTTTTGGAAGTAGAAACTGGTTTTACCAGAAATGAACCCATTCAGCTGGCAGTTACCGAAGCCATAGAAAAAGCCGTTGAAGGTCTTATTGTAGAAGGAATCAAAGACAAGCTTTGGGAAGTGAATGCGCCTCAAAATCAAATTGATGCTTTTGTGTCAGCCTATGATGCAGAAAAAAGCGAAGCTGATCTGGCACAATTATACGATAGAAATTTAGAAGATAAAAGAGGCCTTTTTGGTATAGAGGTTTCCGGAGGAACAGCCATTATTCAAGGCGATTATAAAAGTCCGGAGCCGGCACCGATGACCAGAGGAGCGGTGAAGTTTTTTTTCACTCCGGCTTTTAATATAAGTGCCTCAGCCAATGCATTCAAACTTGCGAATAAAGGAAGGGACAAATTGGGATATATATCTACAGATCTCAATCTGGAATTCATCATATTGCCTCACGATATTCTGACTCCATTTGTTTTTGGTGGTTACGGATTTGAATTTAATAAGGACTATAAAAATTTCCATAGCAAAGTTCAGTTTGGAGGTGGCTTAGAATATATGGCAACCAGTAGTTTAGGAGTAAAATTATTCGCAGAATATAATATGACCTTTAGCGACAATGTTGATTATATCGTAAGAGGTAAAAGAGATGATTATTACTGGAGACTTGGTTTGGGACTCACTTATTACTTCCCAAAAAGTTCCAAGCACAAGAAATAA